The following are encoded in a window of Prochlorococcus marinus str. MIT 1013 genomic DNA:
- a CDS encoding NADP-dependent isocitrate dehydrogenase — MENFEKLTAPSEGQRITFVDGNPVVPDHPIIPFIRGDGTGIDIWPATQLVIDKAIEKAYGRNRSIEWFKIYAGDEACDLYGTYQYLPNDTLEAIRTYGIAIKGPLTTPVGGGIRSLNVSLRQIFDLYSCVRPCKYYEGTPSPHKKPQDLDVIVYRENTEDIYMGIEWESDDPECIKLINQLNNEIIPASQKLKNRKIPIGAGIGIKPVSKSGSQRHIRRAIKHALNLEGNKRHVTLVHKGNIMKFTEGAFRDWGYELATTEFRNECVTERESWILDNLEKNPRISNEENAELIDPGFSSLTKEKKQDICDEVCSVLTNIGSSHGNGKWKEMVMVDDRIADSIFQQIQTRPQEYSILATLNLNGDYISDAAAAIVGGLGMAPGANIGDTAAIFEATHGTAPKHAGLDRINPGSVILSGVMMLEYLGWNEAAKLITNGLSKSISDKKVTYDLARLMEPRVEPLSCSDFAKSIVERF; from the coding sequence ATGGAAAATTTTGAAAAACTCACTGCTCCATCAGAAGGCCAAAGGATTACTTTTGTGGATGGAAACCCAGTAGTCCCAGACCATCCAATCATTCCGTTTATCAGAGGTGATGGAACAGGGATAGATATTTGGCCTGCTACACAATTAGTAATCGATAAAGCTATTGAAAAAGCTTATGGGAGAAATCGATCCATTGAATGGTTCAAAATCTATGCAGGTGATGAAGCTTGCGACTTATATGGAACATATCAATACTTGCCAAACGACACTCTTGAGGCGATAAGAACTTATGGGATAGCAATCAAAGGACCTTTAACTACGCCTGTAGGGGGAGGGATTAGATCTTTAAACGTATCTCTAAGACAGATTTTTGATTTATATTCATGCGTTAGACCTTGTAAATATTACGAAGGGACACCAAGCCCTCATAAGAAGCCGCAAGATTTAGATGTAATTGTTTATCGAGAAAATACCGAAGATATTTATATGGGCATTGAATGGGAGTCTGATGATCCCGAATGCATCAAATTGATTAATCAACTCAATAATGAAATAATTCCAGCCAGCCAAAAACTAAAAAACAGGAAAATTCCTATCGGAGCAGGAATAGGAATTAAACCGGTTAGCAAAAGTGGTAGTCAAAGACATATCAGACGAGCAATTAAACATGCACTCAACCTTGAAGGGAACAAAAGACATGTGACCTTAGTTCATAAGGGAAACATCATGAAGTTTACTGAAGGAGCTTTCAGAGATTGGGGATACGAATTAGCAACCACAGAATTCAGGAACGAATGCGTAACCGAGAGAGAAAGTTGGATTTTAGATAACTTAGAAAAAAATCCTCGCATCTCCAACGAAGAGAATGCTGAGTTGATTGATCCAGGTTTTTCATCTCTAACAAAAGAGAAAAAGCAAGATATTTGTGATGAAGTTTGTTCAGTTCTAACCAATATTGGAAGTAGTCATGGCAATGGGAAATGGAAGGAGATGGTGATGGTTGATGACCGAATAGCAGATAGTATTTTTCAACAAATTCAAACTCGTCCTCAAGAGTATTCCATACTTGCCACTCTCAATCTCAATGGCGACTATATATCAGATGCGGCCGCAGCAATCGTTGGTGGACTGGGGATGGCACCAGGAGCAAACATTGGAGATACGGCGGCTATCTTCGAAGCCACTCATGGAACAGCTCCAAAACATGCAGGCTTGGACAGAATCAATCCAGGTTCAGTAATACTAAGTGGAGTAATGATGCTGGAATATTTAGGTTGGAATGAGGCAGCAAAATTAATTACAAATGGATTGAGCAAATCTATTTCAGATAAAAAAGTTACTTATGATCTTGCACGATTAATGGAACCACGCGTAGAGCCTCTTAGTTGTAGTGATTTTGCTAAATCGATTGTTGAAAGATTTTAA